One part of the Raphanus sativus cultivar WK10039 chromosome 7, ASM80110v3, whole genome shotgun sequence genome encodes these proteins:
- the LOC108815140 gene encoding LOW QUALITY PROTEIN: uncharacterized protein LOC108815140 (The sequence of the model RefSeq protein was modified relative to this genomic sequence to represent the inferred CDS: inserted 1 base in 1 codon; deleted 3 bases in 2 codons): MAGLLAWGADEKDRIPLVFTEEQQRYVIELGPKATTLSRSIQDLLLRLPPPDISQRLAHLHAHSCSPSCSLISLQCSLSLLQLDSHSATREQAQNERADVARRENSAYENXISICETKIEEKRHEDDSLLKKL; this comes from the exons atGGCGGGACTTCTAGCTTGGGGCGCCGACGAGAAGGATCGGATCCCACTAGTTTTCACGGAGGAGCAGCAGAGATACGTCATTGAGCTTGGCCCAAAAGCGACAACGCTCAGCCGTTCGATCCAAGATCTG TTGCTCAGATTGCCTCCACCGGACATCTCCCAGCGCCTGGCTCACCTTCATGCTCACTCATGCTCACCTTCATGCTCACTCATTAGCCTCCAATGCAGCCTCTCA CTTCTTCAGCTTGATTCCCACTCCGCCACTCGTGAACAG GCTCAAAATGAGAGAGCAGACGTTGCTAGACGAGAGAACAGTGCATATGAGA GGATATCAATCTGTGAGACAAAAATAGAAGAGAAGAGACATGAAGATGATTCTCTTC